The following are from one region of the Prionailurus bengalensis isolate Pbe53 chromosome A2, Fcat_Pben_1.1_paternal_pri, whole genome shotgun sequence genome:
- the F2RL3 gene encoding proteinase-activated receptor 4, with protein sequence MGLWGQGLVYLTRPCPLLHWHSGSWGWGSSRAGSPSSAGRSPEQPVSSRSMCLLLLLWPLVLGFSLEDGTQTHLTYDELGSTGGGDADTPGPPTGPREGTPLPPKLRSFPGRPRANSSDEVEVSDGSRALLLGWVPTRLVPALYGLTLLVGLPANGLALWVLATRVPRLPSTVLLMNLAVTDLLLAFTLPLRVAYHLRDQHWPFGEAACRLSTAGLYGHMYGSVLLLAAISLDRYLGVVHPLRALTLRGWRLATGLCAVAWLAAFAVALPLALQRQTFRLPHSDRVLCHDVLPVGAQASYWRPVFICLAVLGCFLPVLAMLLSYGAMLCTLAAGGRRYRPARRLTALVLASAVAFFVPSNALLLLHYSDPGPDAWGNLYAAYVPSLALSTLNSCVDPFVYYYVSAEFRDKVREGLLCWVPGASTASREGGTPGTGTRSTSLV encoded by the exons ATGGGcttgtgggggcaggggctggttTATCTCACCAGGCCCTGTCCACTCCTCCACTGGCACTcaggaagctgggggtgggggtccagcCGGGCAGGAAGCCCGAGCTCAGCCGGCCGCAGCCCAGAGCAGCCGGTGTCGTCTCGGAGCATGTGCCTACTTCTGCTGCTGTGGCCCCTGGTGCTGGGGTTCAGCCTGGAAGATGGCACTCAGACCCACCTCACTTACGACGAGTTGGGGAGCACGGGGGGAGGTGATG CCGACACACCGGGGCCCCCGACCGGGCCCCGGGAGGGGACCCCTCTCCCGCCCAAACTGCGCAGCTTCCCCGGCCGGCCCCGGGCCAACAGCAGCGACGAGGTGGAGGTCTCGGACGGCTCTCGGGCACTGCTGCTGGGCTGGGTGCCCACGAGGCTGGTGCCCGCGCTCTACGGGCTGACTCTGCTGGTCGGGCTCCCCGCCAACGGCCTGGCGCTGTGGGTGCTGGCCACACGGGTGCCGCGGCTGCCCTCCACCGTGCTGCTGATGAACCTGGCGGTCACCGACCTCCTGCTGGCCTTCACGCTGCCCCTGCGCGTCGCCTACCACCTGCGGGACCAGCACTGGCCCTTCGGCGAGGCCGCCTGCCGCCTGAGCACGGCCGGGCTGTACGGCCACATGTACGGCTCCGTGCTCCTGCTGGCCGCCATCAGCCTGGACCGCTACCTTGGCGTGGTGCACCCGCTCCGGGCCCTCACCCTGCGGGGCTGGCGCCTGGCCACCGGGCTCTGCGCCGTGGCCTGGCTGGCGGCCTTCGCCGTGGCGCTGCCCCTGGCGCTGCAGCGGCAGACCTTCCGCCTGCCGCACTCGGACCGCGTGCTGTGCCACGACGTGCTGCCCGTGGGCGCTCAGGCCTCCTACTGGCGGCCCGTCTTCATCTGCCTGGCCGTGCTCGGCTGCTTCCTGCCCGTGCTGGCCATGCTGCTGAGCTACGGGGCCATGCTGTGCACGCTGGCGGCCGGCGGCCGGCGCTACAGGCCCGCGCGGAGGCTGACGGCGCTGGTGCTGGCCTCGGCCGTGGCCTTCTTCGTGCCCAGCAACGCGCTGCTGCTGTTGCACTACTCGGACCCCGGCCCGGACGCCTGGGGGAACCTGTATGCCGCCTACGTGCCCAGCCTGGCGCTCAGCACCCTCAACAGCTGCGTGGACCCCTTTGTCTACTACTACGTGTCTGCCGAGTTCAGGGACAAGGTGCGGGAGGGGCTGCTCTGCTGGGTTCCAGGCGCCTCGACGGCCTCCAGGGAGGGGGGCACCCCGGGCACTGGCACCCGGTCCACCTCGCTCGTGTGA